Proteins encoded together in one Bacteroides ovatus window:
- a CDS encoding right-handed parallel beta-helix repeat-containing protein, producing the protein MKTRRIKTILLFLSTMPFIGIYAQSIYYVSPHASSGGDGSPATPFHIIHEAVEKARKDKNCTTIYLREGEYILDTPLVLTSADGNDSKELIIRNYPGEKAIISSGITLDLKWEKYKNGIMRAAVKGNPVMDMLIVNGDLRSMARYPDYDKTAVRFNGTSALATAPERVKKWKNPEGGYFHAMHSHDWGDFHYRITGKNEKGELQLEGGWQNNRPMGIHPENRMVENIFEELDAPGEWYYDKQEGWLYYYPLSDENINELVFETPQLKNLIEIAGTSSHPVKNITIEGIELTQTIRTFMEHYEPLLRSDWTIYRGGAVIFRGTEKCTLRDCYIHHVGGNGVFFDKYNRNSAVTGSYLTSIGASAICFVGDVAGVRSPSFRYGEFVPLDKMDTAKGSQNDNHPAYCEVYDNLICTIGLFEKQITGVELSMCRNITVSHNSIYDTPRAGINISEGTWGGHIIEYNDIFNTVKETGDHGTINSWGRDRFWHPNYNVMTQITDENPALILADVVEPIIIRHNRLRCDRGWDIDLDDGSSNYQIYNNLCLNGGIKLREGFYRTVENNIIVNNTLHPHLWFKNSGDVFSRNIVMTKYKPIRVYGWGREVDYNIFTDSLSYLAARQLGGDAHSIVAAIRFIDAAKGDFNVADDSEAIIKGGFRNFPMNNFGVLSFHLKQLAESPVMPVPLVAGHVTDTKTMLWKGVTFKNLDTLEERSATGMDTERGVYVVSVDALGSPVRDFIAPNDVVLGINRKSVNKLSDMKEALKRADTQKEVEFIIFRNQKEHKVVIPL; encoded by the coding sequence ATGAAAACACGAAGAATAAAAACAATCCTTCTTTTTTTATCAACAATGCCATTTATAGGCATTTATGCCCAATCGATATATTACGTTTCTCCTCATGCATCATCCGGTGGAGATGGCAGTCCGGCAACTCCTTTTCATATCATTCATGAAGCAGTGGAAAAAGCTCGAAAGGATAAGAACTGTACTACAATTTATTTGAGGGAAGGGGAATATATTTTAGATACCCCCTTGGTGCTGACCTCTGCTGATGGAAATGATTCGAAAGAATTAATAATAAGGAATTATCCAGGTGAGAAAGCTATAATATCGAGCGGAATTACCTTGGACTTGAAATGGGAAAAGTACAAGAATGGTATCATGCGGGCTGCTGTGAAAGGGAATCCGGTTATGGATATGCTTATTGTAAACGGAGATTTGAGGTCTATGGCACGTTATCCTGATTATGATAAAACAGCTGTTCGTTTTAATGGTACATCTGCTTTGGCAACAGCCCCGGAACGAGTGAAAAAATGGAAGAATCCGGAAGGTGGTTACTTTCATGCCATGCATAGTCATGATTGGGGTGATTTTCATTATCGTATTACAGGCAAGAATGAAAAGGGAGAGTTGCAACTGGAAGGTGGCTGGCAGAATAATCGTCCAATGGGAATCCATCCTGAAAACAGGATGGTAGAGAATATCTTTGAAGAACTGGATGCTCCGGGAGAATGGTACTATGATAAACAAGAAGGCTGGTTGTATTATTATCCTTTGTCTGATGAAAATATAAACGAGCTGGTGTTTGAAACTCCGCAACTTAAAAACTTGATTGAAATTGCAGGAACTTCATCCCATCCGGTGAAAAACATAACTATTGAAGGAATAGAACTGACGCAAACGATACGGACATTTATGGAACATTATGAGCCTTTGCTCCGTTCGGACTGGACGATATATCGGGGAGGAGCCGTTATTTTCAGGGGAACGGAAAAATGTACCCTGCGTGATTGCTATATCCATCATGTAGGTGGAAACGGTGTCTTTTTTGATAAATATAATCGCAATTCTGCGGTGACCGGTTCTTACCTGACTTCTATTGGAGCCAGTGCCATCTGCTTTGTCGGAGATGTGGCGGGAGTACGTTCACCGAGTTTTAGGTACGGGGAATTTGTTCCTTTGGATAAAATGGATACTGCTAAAGGTTCGCAGAATGACAATCATCCAGCTTATTGTGAAGTCTACGATAATTTAATCTGTACTATCGGTTTGTTTGAAAAGCAGATTACAGGAGTGGAACTTTCCATGTGCCGTAATATTACAGTAAGTCATAACAGTATTTACGATACTCCCCGTGCCGGAATTAATATCAGTGAAGGTACTTGGGGAGGACATATTATCGAATACAACGATATTTTTAACACCGTGAAAGAAACAGGCGACCATGGAACTATCAACTCTTGGGGACGTGACCGTTTTTGGCATCCGAATTATAATGTAATGACACAAATTACGGATGAAAACCCTGCGTTGATTCTAGCAGATGTAGTTGAACCTATTATTATCCGTCATAATCGGTTGCGTTGTGATAGAGGATGGGATATTGATTTGGACGATGGTTCCAGTAATTATCAAATCTACAATAATCTTTGTTTGAATGGCGGCATAAAATTACGTGAAGGCTTTTATCGAACTGTTGAAAATAATATCATTGTCAATAACACGCTCCATCCGCATTTATGGTTTAAAAACAGCGGAGATGTTTTTTCACGTAATATTGTAATGACCAAATATAAACCTATAAGAGTGTATGGCTGGGGCAGGGAAGTAGACTATAATATCTTTACAGACAGTTTATCGTATCTTGCAGCTCGCCAACTTGGTGGAGATGCTCATTCTATAGTAGCTGCGATCAGGTTTATAGATGCTGCGAAAGGTGATTTTAATGTAGCGGACGATTCTGAAGCGATAATTAAAGGAGGTTTTCGTAATTTTCCGATGAATAATTTCGGAGTGTTGTCTTTTCATTTGAAACAGTTGGCTGAAAGTCCTGTTATGCCCGTTCCGCTTGTGGCAGGTCATGTTACGGATACCAAGACGATGCTTTGGAAAGGAGTGACGTTTAAGAATCTGGACACATTGGAAGAACGCTCCGCTACCGGTATGGATACGGAACGGGGAGTTTATGTTGTTTCAGTAGATGCCCTAGGCAGTCCTGTCAGAGATTTTATTGCTCCGAATGATGTTGTGCTTGGAATAAATAGAAAATCTGTCAATAAATTAAGTGATATGAAAGAGGCATTGAAACGCGCGGATACACAAAAAGAAGTCGAGTTCATTATTTTTAGAAACCAGAAGGAGCATAAAGTTGTTATTCCTCTTTGA
- the hepC gene encoding heparin-sulfate lyase HepC, with amino-acid sequence MNSKIFSLLFLLALFMTACNDDKIIFFENHVKEEDNGGSETTVPRLFEVINLDYPGLEKVKAYYDKKDYVSATSELLEYYRNREDVTNPNINLGQTSIGDFNKNIADQALEYRFYIKDKYESKDASGKETYVLFKQDDEINWNYVPDKYKGDAEFVYQLHRHQWMIYQANAYTVTHDEKYVKSWIEVYGDWLKTFPCPEGKVDKNKNVEWYGLQPAHRVQAQLDIMSYFIQSENFTPEWLSTFLVALSDGVECIRKNYYKETNILITQVESVVSAGILMPEFKKAGEWLNEGTAKITEQVEAQFLGDGVHVELTPGYHIEAVYACNKLYNMAQVNNKVGYFPTNYVGLLKKAARFVMDITYPDYSFDNFNDTGASSWTKSVLLGNFRRYMAMFPDDKEIAWMATEGKQGKTPEELIQLYKDGGYYMLRSKWASDAIMMVVKNNNNPKNYVHCQPDNGTFSLYRDGRNFLPDAGFFTYGGDKESDNLRKSYRATTMHNTMTKNSATIADGYMNGKFLLQESKGNIDVLVTENKSYGDLTHRRAIFFVNKTFFVLVDEGYDAGKTTPVVDVTFNLGNAPKVVVDEADKENFQYGAYTKFDDNNNMQFKTFVETNSGYVAKWSTNWSSSKQNEKTLQRKWYRVSITKPMGGAARFITVIHPFTNEADRAKLNISAKFTDNTGATPGTFHADGASVEVSVGGTKYDLSYKLK; translated from the coding sequence ATGAATTCAAAAATATTTAGTTTGCTTTTTTTGCTGGCTCTGTTCATGACTGCCTGCAATGATGATAAGATTATTTTCTTTGAGAATCATGTCAAGGAAGAGGATAATGGTGGAAGTGAAACAACAGTTCCGAGACTTTTTGAAGTAATCAATCTTGATTATCCCGGTTTGGAAAAAGTGAAAGCATATTATGATAAGAAAGATTACGTCTCGGCTACTTCCGAATTGTTGGAATACTACCGGAATAGAGAGGATGTTACCAATCCTAATATAAATCTGGGTCAGACCTCTATTGGCGATTTCAATAAAAATATTGCTGACCAAGCTTTAGAATATCGTTTTTATATAAAAGATAAATATGAGTCTAAAGATGCATCTGGGAAAGAAACGTATGTCCTGTTTAAACAAGATGATGAAATAAACTGGAATTATGTCCCTGACAAGTATAAGGGAGATGCGGAATTTGTTTATCAGTTGCATCGCCATCAGTGGATGATATACCAGGCTAATGCATATACGGTTACTCATGATGAAAAATATGTCAAATCATGGATAGAGGTTTATGGCGATTGGCTGAAAACGTTTCCTTGCCCTGAAGGGAAAGTCGATAAAAACAAAAATGTGGAATGGTATGGACTTCAACCTGCTCATCGAGTACAGGCACAACTTGATATAATGTCTTATTTTATTCAATCGGAGAACTTTACTCCTGAATGGCTTTCTACATTTCTCGTTGCCCTGTCGGATGGAGTGGAATGTATCCGTAAGAATTATTATAAAGAGACTAATATTCTTATTACTCAAGTGGAGAGTGTTGTTTCTGCCGGAATATTAATGCCGGAATTTAAGAAAGCAGGAGAATGGTTGAATGAAGGTACAGCAAAAATCACTGAACAGGTGGAAGCACAATTCTTAGGTGATGGGGTACATGTAGAACTGACTCCCGGTTATCATATAGAAGCTGTTTATGCTTGCAATAAGCTCTATAATATGGCACAAGTCAACAATAAAGTCGGATACTTCCCGACCAATTATGTCGGATTATTGAAGAAAGCTGCCCGTTTCGTAATGGATATTACGTATCCCGATTATTCTTTTGATAATTTTAATGATACAGGTGCCAGTTCATGGACTAAAAGTGTACTGTTAGGTAATTTCCGTCGATATATGGCCATGTTCCCTGATGATAAAGAAATCGCATGGATGGCAACCGAAGGGAAACAAGGTAAGACTCCTGAAGAATTAATCCAGCTCTATAAGGATGGCGGTTATTATATGTTGCGCAGTAAGTGGGCATCAGATGCAATAATGATGGTAGTGAAAAATAACAATAATCCCAAGAATTATGTGCACTGCCAGCCAGATAACGGAACTTTCAGTTTATATCGTGACGGACGTAATTTCTTACCGGATGCAGGTTTCTTTACTTATGGAGGAGATAAAGAAAGTGATAATCTGCGCAAATCATATCGGGCAACCACCATGCACAATACAATGACCAAGAACTCTGCCACTATAGCAGATGGTTATATGAATGGAAAATTCTTGTTGCAAGAAAGCAAAGGCAATATCGATGTGCTTGTAACGGAAAATAAGTCCTATGGTGACTTGACACATCGTCGTGCCATATTTTTTGTGAACAAGACATTCTTTGTTTTGGTGGACGAGGGCTATGATGCCGGTAAAACTACCCCGGTGGTGGATGTGACTTTCAATTTGGGTAATGCGCCTAAGGTTGTTGTTGATGAAGCTGATAAGGAGAACTTTCAGTATGGTGCTTACACAAAATTTGACGATAATAATAACATGCAGTTTAAGACATTTGTTGAAACTAATTCCGGATATGTAGCTAAATGGAGTACTAATTGGTCCTCTAGTAAGCAGAATGAGAAAACACTTCAACGCAAATGGTATCGAGTGAGTATAACCAAACCGATGGGAGGTGCGGCACGTTTTATTACGGTAATCCACCCGTTTACGAATGAGGCTGATCGTGCAAAATTGAATATTAGTGCTAAATTTACAGATAATACAGGTGCGACTCCTGGCACATTCCATGCCGATGGTGCTTCTGTAGAAGTTTCCGTAGGTGGTACAAAATACGATTTATCTTATAAATTAAAATAG
- a CDS encoding RagB/SusD family nutrient uptake outer membrane protein: MRNIKNYVVAAFALFLLDGCDFLDYDETSGKTKEEAYSYFNNMNSSVAYIYGFLPTDFGRVSDAMMESATDNSVYTWENNSIYYITNGIWSPLKRVDDGWGFWDGVRSANLFLENFDPKVLERFQYNEDYDEMIDKASKFSLEVRFLRAFYLFELAKRYGDIPLITRTYTQEEINSVRKTSFADVIDFIAKECTEITREGGLPEDGVRGETGRVTKGAALALKSRALLYAASDLHNPAHDLTKWEAAAKAAYEVIKMNKYQLPNVSTDPLYSDLGGNEVLKSKQLIFERRAIATTSDFESRNEPMGYEGAEGGNTPTQNLVDAYEMKDGTPFDWNNPTHVANMYYDASNKETRDPRLYKNVLTNGSIWQKQKVEIFEGGKNKILDGSTKTGYYLRKYMNPSVSLDPDKPNKLYHHYVLFRYAEILLNYAEAMNEWKGPDATAEGCPLTARAALNQVRDCADMKHVTENGADFTAKVRNERRIELAFEGHRFYDIRRWKIAGLDEVRNIYGVKITKSGTSLSYEKVLLQQMYWNDKMYLFPYPQNEIYMNPDLGQNPGWSNGN, from the coding sequence ATGCGAAATATAAAGAACTATGTAGTAGCGGCTTTCGCTCTGTTTTTATTGGACGGATGTGATTTCCTCGATTACGATGAAACTAGCGGAAAAACCAAGGAAGAAGCCTACAGCTATTTTAATAATATGAACTCATCGGTAGCTTATATATATGGTTTCTTGCCGACTGATTTTGGGAGGGTGAGTGATGCGATGATGGAATCTGCTACCGATAACTCTGTTTATACTTGGGAAAATAATAGTATCTATTATATAACCAATGGTATTTGGAGCCCGCTAAAGCGTGTCGATGACGGTTGGGGCTTTTGGGACGGAGTGCGTAGCGCCAATTTATTCCTGGAGAACTTTGATCCGAAAGTGCTTGAACGTTTTCAGTACAATGAAGATTATGATGAAATGATAGACAAGGCTTCTAAATTTTCTTTGGAAGTCCGCTTCTTGCGCGCGTTCTATTTATTCGAACTGGCTAAACGCTATGGGGATATTCCTTTGATAACACGTACTTATACGCAGGAAGAGATTAATTCTGTACGAAAGACTTCATTTGCGGATGTGATAGATTTCATAGCAAAGGAATGTACGGAGATAACCCGGGAAGGAGGACTGCCGGAAGATGGTGTCAGAGGCGAGACAGGCAGGGTGACCAAAGGTGCGGCACTGGCTTTAAAATCAAGGGCTTTACTGTATGCGGCAAGTGATTTGCATAATCCTGCTCATGACTTGACAAAGTGGGAAGCGGCAGCTAAAGCAGCTTATGAGGTTATAAAAATGAATAAATATCAATTGCCTAACGTTTCTACTGACCCGTTGTATTCGGATTTGGGTGGTAATGAGGTCTTGAAGTCCAAACAGTTGATTTTTGAGCGTCGTGCCATTGCAACTACCAGTGATTTTGAATCACGCAATGAACCGATGGGATATGAAGGTGCGGAAGGAGGAAATACGCCTACACAGAATTTGGTAGATGCTTATGAAATGAAGGACGGGACTCCTTTTGACTGGAATAATCCTACTCATGTGGCAAATATGTATTATGATGCTTCCAATAAGGAAACACGTGATCCGCGTTTATACAAAAATGTACTGACCAATGGTTCTATATGGCAGAAACAAAAGGTGGAGATTTTCGAAGGTGGCAAAAACAAGATCTTGGATGGTTCAACGAAAACAGGATATTATCTGCGTAAATATATGAATCCGTCCGTATCACTCGACCCAGACAAACCGAATAAACTGTATCATCACTATGTCTTGTTCCGTTATGCCGAGATATTGTTGAATTATGCGGAGGCTATGAATGAGTGGAAAGGTCCGGATGCTACGGCAGAAGGATGTCCATTGACGGCACGTGCAGCCTTGAATCAGGTTCGTGATTGTGCCGATATGAAACATGTGACTGAAAATGGAGCGGACTTTACAGCAAAGGTTCGCAATGAACGCCGCATTGAGCTGGCTTTTGAAGGGCATCGCTTCTATGATATTCGCCGTTGGAAGATAGCGGGGTTGGATGAAGTTAGGAATATCTATGGGGTAAAGATAACAAAGAGCGGCACTTCCCTCTCTTATGAAAAGGTGTTGTTACAGCAAATGTACTGGAATGATAAGATGTATTTATTCCCTTATCCCCAGAATGAAATTTATATGAATCCGGATTTGGGGCAAAACCCGGGATGGAGTAATGGTAATTAA
- a CDS encoding SusC/RagA family TonB-linked outer membrane protein — MNKLLFTIGMLFISSVSLVAQEMMNGIVKDGSGKPLSGVKVSKVGEYRNNNVTDEDGLFSLLLKKGDYIELNYADVATKRIKITGDTLNLVFDIKKDAVVDLGFLKRTEDTQTQSVTAIYADLLEKNATSPDRVNNALFGLISGLHLSQTVGWDANAGMNIRGRGGLGSGAPLVLVDGFERGLTNMTIEEIESVQVLKDGAATALMGARGANGVILVNTKRGIYNSFDVDVNYRHGFDFPVNRPEMADAYTYAMAQNEALYYDGLPLQYTKRDLERFKDGTNPNYYPNVNWYKEGTRNFSENNQFNVMMRGGGKRVRYMALLDYKNKFGLLNEDYTHYSDRYNSQIRTYELGLRMNLDVDITSSTRMKFGLYGIIGEDKRPNTDINTIFQNFYKVPAAAFPVKTLNNNWGSNTLFKMNPIAAIADVGYVQENRRMLETDMRITQDFSMFLKGLSAEVAVAYDNTATFQDIGSKTYKYEVGYLSEEGLPVSETYGTDSKVQITKSVLSAQLIRASVEAKLNYDYTSGKHQLSASAVYRQDMKEPLENNASYYRQNIMGFVGYNYGNRYMVDVVGNYYGTSVLLKGDKFRFYPAVSAGWNLANEDFLKGASNLDLLKLRASWGRSAVDELDYGLGNYFWTGGTGYPFGDGMTVVNGLKEQRLPVYGLNLETADKYNVGVDLRLWKNFTATAEVYYDHRTNILVANNNVSGILGIDPPKACIGEVKSRGVELSLGWSGQHKDFNYFVNANWALNDSEIVENGQAYQPYDYLYTRGHKVGQLFGLEAVGYFRDEEDIAKSPEQTFSVVRPGDVKYKDQNGDGRIDSEDRIAIGKSTTVPEMVFGLNLGFEYKGFGIDMVFNGVSGLTKQLNVANVHQPLRNGNTNIATWYLKDKIRWTEAMKDVANVPRLSTLSNENNYQTSTQWIEDGSFLKLRNLNVYYNLPQKWVKKIKLDKLQIYAKAQNVFSIDKIDYFNCEDLTLGYPDLFSVCLGLNINF; from the coding sequence ATGAATAAATTATTATTTACGATAGGCATGTTATTCATCTCTTCGGTAAGTCTGGTGGCGCAGGAGATGATGAATGGCATTGTGAAAGATGGCTCCGGTAAACCTCTTTCGGGTGTAAAGGTATCAAAGGTAGGAGAATACAGAAATAACAATGTCACTGATGAAGACGGTTTGTTTTCACTCCTGTTGAAGAAAGGTGATTATATTGAACTGAATTATGCAGATGTAGCAACCAAGCGGATTAAAATCACAGGGGATACCCTGAATTTGGTGTTTGATATCAAGAAAGACGCGGTTGTTGATTTGGGATTTCTAAAGCGGACAGAAGACACCCAAACCCAGTCTGTGACTGCTATTTATGCTGACTTGCTGGAAAAGAACGCGACTTCTCCCGACCGGGTGAATAACGCGCTTTTTGGATTGATATCAGGGCTTCATCTCAGTCAAACGGTTGGTTGGGATGCTAATGCCGGCATGAATATACGTGGTCGTGGTGGTTTGGGTAGCGGAGCTCCCTTGGTTTTGGTGGATGGATTTGAACGGGGACTGACGAATATGACAATAGAAGAAATAGAGTCCGTTCAAGTCTTGAAAGATGGTGCTGCTACGGCTTTGATGGGTGCCAGAGGGGCTAACGGAGTCATTTTGGTGAATACCAAAAGAGGTATTTATAATTCGTTTGATGTGGATGTGAATTATCGTCATGGTTTCGATTTTCCTGTCAACCGGCCGGAAATGGCGGATGCTTATACGTATGCTATGGCGCAGAACGAAGCGCTGTATTATGATGGTTTGCCGTTACAATACACGAAAAGGGACTTGGAACGGTTTAAGGATGGTACGAATCCGAATTATTATCCGAACGTCAACTGGTATAAAGAGGGTACAAGGAATTTCAGCGAAAACAATCAGTTTAATGTAATGATGCGTGGTGGCGGAAAAAGAGTACGGTATATGGCGTTGTTGGATTATAAGAATAAGTTTGGTTTGTTGAATGAAGATTATACTCACTATTCGGATCGTTATAATTCTCAGATACGGACTTATGAGTTAGGACTGCGTATGAATTTGGATGTGGATATCACTTCCAGCACCCGAATGAAGTTTGGCTTATATGGCATTATTGGAGAAGATAAGCGACCGAATACGGATATTAATACCATCTTCCAGAATTTTTATAAAGTACCTGCCGCTGCATTTCCGGTGAAGACGCTGAATAATAATTGGGGGAGTAATACGCTTTTTAAGATGAATCCGATTGCGGCTATTGCAGATGTGGGATATGTACAGGAAAATCGTCGTATGTTGGAAACAGATATGCGGATTACTCAGGATTTCTCTATGTTCCTGAAGGGGTTGAGTGCGGAAGTGGCTGTCGCTTATGATAATACTGCCACTTTTCAGGATATAGGTAGTAAGACCTATAAGTATGAAGTCGGTTATCTGTCGGAAGAGGGACTCCCGGTAAGTGAAACTTATGGTACGGATAGCAAGGTGCAGATAACCAAGTCTGTATTGTCTGCCCAATTGATACGTGCCAGTGTTGAGGCTAAATTGAATTATGACTATACATCCGGTAAGCATCAATTGTCGGCTTCGGCTGTCTATCGGCAGGATATGAAAGAACCGTTAGAAAATAACGCCTCTTATTATCGGCAGAATATCATGGGATTTGTCGGTTATAATTATGGCAACCGTTATATGGTAGATGTTGTCGGCAACTATTATGGTACAAGTGTTCTGTTGAAAGGTGATAAGTTTCGTTTCTATCCGGCTGTTTCTGCTGGTTGGAATTTGGCTAACGAAGATTTCCTGAAAGGGGCTTCTAACCTGGACTTGTTGAAACTTCGGGCTTCTTGGGGACGTTCTGCGGTAGATGAACTTGATTATGGATTGGGGAATTATTTCTGGACAGGGGGGACAGGATATCCTTTTGGAGATGGTATGACAGTAGTCAATGGTTTGAAAGAACAAAGGTTACCTGTATATGGCTTGAATCTGGAGACTGCAGACAAATATAATGTGGGGGTAGACCTGCGTTTATGGAAGAACTTCACGGCAACGGCAGAGGTGTACTATGACCATCGTACTAATATTTTAGTTGCTAATAATAATGTGTCCGGCATACTAGGCATCGACCCGCCGAAAGCCTGCATAGGTGAAGTAAAGAGCCGTGGTGTAGAATTGAGTTTGGGATGGAGTGGACAACATAAGGATTTCAATTATTTTGTAAATGCGAATTGGGCATTGAATGATAGTGAGATTGTTGAAAACGGACAAGCCTATCAGCCTTACGACTATTTATATACACGTGGACATAAAGTCGGGCAACTGTTTGGATTGGAAGCCGTCGGTTATTTCCGTGATGAAGAGGATATTGCCAAGAGCCCGGAACAAACATTTTCGGTGGTTCGTCCGGGAGATGTGAAATATAAAGACCAGAATGGAGATGGAAGGATAGATAGTGAGGATAGGATAGCAATCGGCAAGTCTACAACGGTGCCCGAAATGGTGTTCGGCTTGAATCTGGGCTTCGAATATAAAGGCTTTGGAATAGATATGGTCTTTAATGGAGTGAGTGGGCTGACCAAACAATTGAATGTGGCAAATGTACATCAGCCCTTACGTAATGGCAATACCAATATCGCGACTTGGTATTTGAAAGATAAGATTCGTTGGACGGAAGCTATGAAAGATGTCGCCAATGTACCCCGTCTTTCTACATTGTCGAATGAAAATAATTATCAGACTAGTACACAATGGATTGAAGATGGTTCATTCTTGAAATTACGTAATCTGAATGTCTATTATAATCTGCCGCAGAAATGGGTGAAAAAGATAAAATTGGATAAACTTCAGATTTATGCTAAAGCACAGAATGTATTTTCTATAGATAAGATTGATTATTTCAATTGTGAAGATCTGACATTGGGGTATCCGGATTTATTCTCTGTATGTCTGGGTCTGAATATTAACTTTTAA
- a CDS encoding RagB/SusD family nutrient uptake outer membrane protein encodes MKNKSLIILCGLLASLFIGCEDLKFGDNFLEKPNSDDVSIDTVFSSKKYADQALNQFYKSLWDFMPTLRGCHPEGLILDGYTDIGYAQPISWTRGDFNSSSSCINFPYFPFHSQITEVTGNPSFGIRKAYIYIENVDKVPDMTDDEKRIRKAEAKVVIAFHYTQMIRFYGGMPWIDHAYAADEIFQFPRLTLEETVNKTVALLDEAATDLPWSTTAEEYGHMTAAAAKALKFRLLLFVASPLFNNKAPYYDGQAATELLTWYGNQQDSRWEAALEAGREFLRLNMQNGDYYRIENTGNPREDYVNGYFTKGNQEVVMASFRWGTYDGVDKPFRMYESGYGIPRGNYADMFQWKDGSTFDWNNQTHRAHPFFDEKGQPNRDVRLYENLLVNGDKWQGRTAEVYQGGREGYGSGSSVQKKTQFGYGFRKFIRDKKNEMKGKPYSCPMIRMPEIYLSIAEAMNQLGKANVPDEFEKTAYDYLNLVHERAGLPGVTSAKVPQGDALLNYLLDERAREFGQEDVRYFDMMRHKKGAEWATRPMEMLETTKVGSDFEYAVSTRDDIKYYWNEYWYLLPFPVSEINKKYGLIQNPGW; translated from the coding sequence AACCCAATAGTGACGATGTATCTATTGATACGGTGTTTTCTTCCAAGAAATATGCAGACCAGGCCCTAAACCAGTTTTATAAGAGTTTGTGGGATTTTATGCCTACCTTGAGAGGGTGTCATCCGGAGGGGCTTATTTTGGATGGATATACTGATATAGGATATGCACAACCAATCTCATGGACACGCGGAGACTTTAATTCTTCTTCCAGTTGTATCAACTTTCCTTATTTTCCTTTTCATTCACAGATTACTGAAGTGACGGGAAATCCCTCTTTTGGTATAAGGAAGGCTTATATTTATATTGAAAATGTAGATAAAGTTCCCGATATGACTGATGACGAAAAGCGTATTCGAAAAGCGGAAGCTAAAGTAGTCATTGCTTTTCACTATACTCAAATGATTCGTTTCTATGGTGGTATGCCTTGGATAGACCACGCGTATGCGGCAGATGAGATTTTCCAGTTTCCTCGTCTGACGTTGGAGGAAACAGTCAATAAAACAGTTGCGTTGTTGGATGAGGCGGCAACCGATTTGCCTTGGTCTACCACCGCTGAAGAATATGGACATATGACAGCAGCCGCTGCTAAAGCGTTGAAGTTCCGTTTACTCTTATTTGTTGCCAGTCCATTATTTAATAATAAAGCACCCTATTATGACGGACAGGCGGCTACTGAACTTCTGACTTGGTATGGAAATCAGCAGGATAGCCGTTGGGAGGCTGCTTTGGAGGCAGGAAGAGAGTTCTTGCGTCTGAACATGCAGAATGGTGATTATTATCGGATTGAAAATACAGGGAATCCCAGAGAGGACTATGTAAACGGCTATTTTACGAAAGGCAATCAGGAGGTTGTGATGGCTTCTTTCCGTTGGGGAACTTATGATGGCGTAGATAAACCGTTCCGTATGTATGAATCCGGTTATGGTATCCCGCGTGGAAATTATGCGGATATGTTCCAATGGAAGGATGGTTCTACATTCGATTGGAATAATCAGACACACCGTGCGCATCCGTTTTTTGATGAAAAAGGACAGCCGAACCGTGATGTGCGTTTATATGAGAACTTGCTTGTAAATGGTGATAAATGGCAGGGACGGACAGCAGAAGTTTATCAAGGTGGACGCGAAGGATATGGTTCGGGAAGTTCTGTGCAGAAGAAAACTCAATTTGGCTATGGATTCCGCAAGTTTATTCGTGATAAGAAGAATGAGATGAAAGGTAAGCCTTACTCTTGTCCCATGATTCGTATGCCTGAGATTTATTTGAGTATAGCCGAAGCTATGAACCAATTGGGGAAGGCTAACGTGCCCGATGAATTTGAGAAGACCGCTTATGATTATCTGAACCTCGTGCACGAACGTGCAGGGTTGCCGGGGGTAACTTCCGCTAAGGTGCCGCAAGGTGATGCATTGTTGAACTACTTATTGGATGAACGTGCCCGTGAATTCGGACAGGAAGATGTTCGCTACTTTGATATGATGCGTCATAAAAAGGGTGCGGAATGGGCTACACGTCCCATGGAAATGCTGGAAACGACGAAGGTCGGAAGTGACTTCGAGTATGCAGTGAGTACGCGTGACGATATTAAATATTATTGGAATGAATATTGGTATTTATTGCCATTTCCTGTAAGCGAAATCAATAAGAAATATGGATTGATTCAAAATCCCGGCTGGTAA